ATGTGAGCGACCTCGGTGGTCCGACTGCCAACATGTATCAGATGGGCTGTACGCAGCCGGAGGCCCAGGCCATGTGTCGGCGCCCCTCGTGCGTTCATCCAACGGTCTGCAAGCTTCTCGAAACTTCGCACGAACCCACGAAGAAGCTGATGAAGGCAGCGCGGGAGACTCCAGGGGTCAAGAAAGTGCACATCGCATCGGGCATCCGCATGGACCTGGCCCGCGAAGATCCCGAATACCTGGAAGATCTGGCCAGACATCACGTCGGAGGTCATCTGAAGGTGGCTCCCGAACACGTCTCTGCTCGCGTGCTCTCTTTGATGAAGAAGCCGACCGTGGACAGTTTCGCGCAGTTCGCGGAAGGTTTTGAATCGGCTTCAAAGCGGGCCGGAAAGCAGCAGTATCTGGTGCCTTACTTCATTTCCAGCCACCCGGGTTCCGGCGTCGACGATATGATTGAACTCGCGATCTTCCTGAAACAGCACGGCTACAAACCGCTTCAAGTTCAGGACTTCATCCCGGCACCGATGGATATTGCAACTTGTATGTACTGGACGGGCATCAATCCGTTTTCGATGAAGCCGGTCGAGACGGCCCGCAATCTGCGCGACCGCAAGGTGCAGCGCGCATTGCTGCAGTTCTTCGCTCCCGAGAACTACTTTGTGGTGCGCAAGGCTCTCGAAGATGCCGGACGCCACGATCTGATCGGCGGGGGGCCGGAGTGCTTGATCTCGCCCAATGCACCCCGGGAGGCTCTCGAAGGGCGTCATCGCTCGGCAAGTGGAGACGAGCGCAGGCCACGCGAGACGCGACCGGGTTATCGTCGCACTTCCCGCGAGGCCGGTCGTCGCTCGCGCAAGCCCGACGGAAACTAGTCGTCCATGCAGAGCTCGCGCAGATGAGTTCTTCAGATCCGAATCGATCGGGCACCCGGGATGTCACAGCCTTGCGCAGGGGTTACGACGCGGTTTCGGGGGAATACGCGGCGCGCTTTGCCGATGAGCTGGCGCACAAGCCGTTCGATCGCATATTGCTGGAGCACTGGCTACGGCAGCTTCCAACAGACGGTCCCGTAATCGACATCGGTTGTGGACCGGGTCAGATCACGCGCTTCCTCTGGCAATCTACTCGATCATCCACATACCTCGCGAGTTGGTGCGGGATGCTCTGCGCGAGTTCCGCCGCATCCTCGCACCCGGTGGCCGACTTCTGTTGAGCTTTCACCTGGGAGACGACACGACACATCTGGAAGAGTGGATGGGGTTGAGCGCCGACCTGTACCACTAACCAGTATTATGACACGTCCTGTGTCATGATGTGGGACCCACGAGGAGGTTCCCACGAGTCTGGTCCTTTACGGCGTGCCGCTTTCCCCCTTCGTCCGCAAGGCGGAATTCGGGAGCGGCGTTTTCCGGGTCGGGGATTCACTATCGATCGCGGATATCGCAGTCGCGGTGCAGCTTACGCAACTCGAACTGGTGGTTGGTAGACCAGACGCGAAGCGCTGGCCCAAGATGGTGTCTCATCTCGAACGAGTCAGCGGCCGTCCCAGCTTCGGACCGAATCTGGAAATTTGTCGCAAGATCGTGAAGGATCCGATCGCTCTTACTAGCGACACGACAGGCGACGGGCAGCGTGCCAGGCAGAGCAACTTCTGAGCAGCGGCTCAGGGTGTATTGCAGCCTGCTCGCGCGGTGTATTGGAGTCTGCTGGTCGGCACTGGGCCTTGCACTCGGCCTGCGTTTTGAAGTTGTTTCCGTTGACGTCCCACTACGTCATAGGTATGTGGAGCCTGGAAGCGCTCGATCCAGTCACGCAACAAGGGTGAGCAACATCGGTCTCAAGCCATCTATCTTGCGGAGTTCCGGGTTCTCGAACGTGAGCGGGATCTGCGCTCAGGGTCGAGCATTCAGGACGCAGGTCTTCCGGGCCACACCGCCATCCTTGTTTGGATCTCCAGGATGCCCGTGTCGAGGGCGAGCATGTACAATCCGGGAAGCAGAGGGCTGCCGATGAGTTCACGACTCAGTTCACAACTGGGTGCGGTCGAGGAGGGCATTGAGGGTTGAGTGAATCAGTAGCGAACTGGGATAGCGCGATTGCTGATGTGACGGGTCCGGGCGGGCAATTTGAGATTGTCGAGTCAGAGATCCGCGGAGTGCCGGTCAAGGTGTTCAAGAACACCCCGACTTCCCTGAGAGATGCCTTTCAGGTCGCACGCTCGCGTTCGGATGAAATCTTTCTGGTCTACGAGGAAGAGCGAATCACGTTCGGTCAGGTGATGAAGGCGATCGACGAGCTTGCGGCGGGACTCGTCGAGAACTTCGAAGTGAAACGAGGGGATCGAGTCGCGATCGCCATGCGAAACTACCCGGAATGGATCATCGCTTTTGCGGCGATCACATCCGTCGGCGGGATTGCGGTCTGTCTCAACGCCTGGTGGACTGCGGAAGAGATGGCCTACGGGCTCGAGGATTCGGGTTCAAAGGTACTGGTCGCCGATCAAGAGCGATTGCAACGGGCGGAAGCCGCGCTGGAAAAGTTCGGTGTTCAGGCCATTGGCGTCCGCACCTCGGGAGATCTGCCCTCCGGCGTCACTCGGTACGAAGACGCCGTGGTCAAGGGAGCGTCGCTACCCGAAGTGAAGATCGAGCCGGACGACGATGTGACGATCCTCTACACGTCGGGGACCACCGGTTTCCCCAAGGGTGCCGTCTCTAGTCAGTTCGCGGTCATGAGCGCACTTTCCGCATTCAGTTGCCGGGCGATGACGAACCTGACGATCAGTCCGCCCAAGGAGAAACATCCCTATCCCACGAGTTTCATTTTGTGCGTACCGTTGTTTCACGTGACCGGTTTGATACCGGTGATGCTCAGCTGTTTTCTGGGTGGCTTCAAGCTGGTGATCATGTACAAGTGGGATCCCGAGCGGGCTCTCGAACACATCGAGGACGAGCGTATCACCACGTTTGTAGGCGTGCCGACGATGTCCTGGGATCTACTCGAATCACCGGAGTTCGAGAGCCGGGATACGAGCAGTCTTCTCAGCGTCGGCGGTGGGGGAGCGCCTGCGCCACCCGAACTCGTGAATCGCATCGATCGCGGATTCGCGAAGGGACGCCCCGGCATGGGCTACGGGATGACCGAGACCAACGCCTACGG
This bacterium DNA region includes the following protein-coding sequences:
- a CDS encoding class I SAM-dependent methyltransferase; this translates as MWTGSDHALPLAIYSIIHIPRELVRDALREFRRILAPGGRLLLSFHLGDDTTHLEEWMGLSADLYH
- a CDS encoding acyl--CoA ligase codes for the protein MSESVANWDSAIADVTGPGGQFEIVESEIRGVPVKVFKNTPTSLRDAFQVARSRSDEIFLVYEEERITFGQVMKAIDELAAGLVENFEVKRGDRVAIAMRNYPEWIIAFAAITSVGGIAVCLNAWWTAEEMAYGLEDSGSKVLVADQERLQRAEAALEKFGVQAIGVRTSGDLPSGVTRYEDAVVKGASLPEVKIEPDDDVTILYTSGTTGFPKGAVSSQFAVMSALSAFSCRAMTNLTISPPKEKHPYPTSFILCVPLFHVTGLIPVMLSCFLGGFKLVIMYKWDPERALEHIEDERITTFVGVPTMSWDLLESPEFESRDTSSLLSVGGGGAPAPPELVNRIDRGFAKGRPGMGYGMTETNAYGPQNSGDDIIRKPRSAGRTVPVMQVKVADPAGQEVARGEVGEIMFKGPNLIRGYWNKPEATAETFIDGWLRSGDIGRMDEEGFVYVEDRAKDMVIRAGENIYCAEVEAAIYDYPGIYEAAVFGVPHERLGEELAVAIVLKKGVALDPEDLRTHLAQHIASFKIPSIVEIKKEQLPRNASGKILKRTLRDDWVSRQSA